A DNA window from Porphyromonas gingivalis ATCC 33277 contains the following coding sequences:
- a CDS encoding glycerate kinase produces the protein MKKIVIAIDSFKGCLSSVEAGEAAAEGVRAACPIAEVMVLPVADGGEGMQDVLIAATDGQRIAVRAHSPLMEMREASYGISADGQMAFIEMASISGLPLVPEDRRNPMQTTTFGTGELIKDALDRGCRKFIVGIGGSATNDAGLGMLQALGFRFYDRDGRDIGEDAALCGGLLSEVYRIDGSSVHPALADSLFTVACDVRNPFCGPEGAAFAFAPQKGADEEMVARLDDSMQHLAAVIHRHTGQDIVHIPGAGAAGGMGGGLLAFLGAVLKPGIELLLDALHFSEKIREADLILTGEGKADRQTLMGKVPAGVLAEAMKQEIPVVLLAGSIEDAVALNRAGFLGLFPITPSPVSLREAMNPAYARDNLRRTAEQVCRLYAFASARP, from the coding sequence ATGAAGAAGATCGTGATAGCCATAGACTCCTTCAAGGGTTGTCTCTCCTCTGTCGAGGCAGGAGAAGCAGCTGCTGAGGGCGTACGGGCAGCCTGTCCGATTGCAGAAGTAATGGTACTGCCCGTAGCTGATGGGGGAGAGGGGATGCAGGATGTACTGATAGCTGCCACAGATGGGCAGCGCATAGCCGTTCGTGCACACTCCCCTCTAATGGAAATGCGCGAGGCTTCTTATGGTATATCCGCTGACGGACAGATGGCTTTCATCGAAATGGCGAGCATCAGCGGACTGCCTCTCGTGCCGGAAGACCGGCGCAATCCTATGCAGACTACCACGTTCGGAACGGGAGAGCTGATCAAAGATGCTCTGGATCGAGGTTGTCGTAAGTTTATCGTCGGGATCGGTGGCAGCGCCACCAACGATGCCGGACTGGGGATGCTACAGGCATTGGGCTTTCGCTTTTACGATCGGGATGGGAGAGATATAGGGGAGGACGCGGCCCTATGCGGCGGTTTGCTGTCGGAGGTCTATCGCATCGATGGCTCTTCGGTACATCCGGCTTTGGCCGATTCGCTTTTTACGGTGGCCTGCGATGTGCGCAATCCTTTCTGCGGCCCCGAAGGTGCCGCTTTTGCCTTTGCTCCTCAGAAGGGAGCAGATGAGGAGATGGTGGCCCGATTGGATGATTCGATGCAGCATTTGGCTGCCGTTATACACCGGCATACGGGGCAGGATATAGTCCATATCCCGGGAGCTGGAGCTGCAGGCGGTATGGGAGGAGGGCTGTTGGCTTTCCTCGGAGCGGTGCTGAAGCCCGGCATCGAGCTGCTATTGGACGCTTTGCATTTCTCCGAAAAGATACGGGAAGCCGATTTGATTCTGACCGGTGAGGGCAAAGCCGACCGGCAGACCCTGATGGGCAAAGTGCCGGCCGGTGTGTTGGCTGAGGCCATGAAGCAGGAGATACCCGTGGTATTGCTGGCCGGCAGTATCGAGGATGCTGTGGCCCTTAACCGCGCCGGTTTCCTCGGCCTCTTTCCGATTACTCCTTCTCCCGTCAGCCTTAGAGAGGCAATGAATCCGGCTTATGCACGGGACAACCTCCGGCGCACGGCCGAGCAGGTATGCCGTCTCTATGCTTTCGCCTCCGCACGGCCTTAG
- a CDS encoding class I SAM-dependent methyltransferase, which produces MDMKQKNAYNRLTNHYDDVLTGRKWWSWLYMHCLWKTDDNIIAGSVLDMIPDGFEGRILDVPVGTAIFTYDKYRRMPQAEIVGLDYSQEMLDIAAMRFSAEQITNVSLRQGDVGSLPFPDAAFDLVLSMNGFHVFPDKDRAFAETFRVLRGGGLFCGCFYVKGERKPADWFVRKFLDKKGLFRPPHYTREEAIEKLRSLYADNVEIRDARSLLVFKCVKPR; this is translated from the coding sequence ATGGATATGAAGCAGAAAAACGCCTACAACCGACTGACAAACCATTACGACGATGTCCTGACCGGACGGAAATGGTGGTCGTGGCTCTATATGCACTGTCTCTGGAAAACGGACGACAATATCATCGCAGGCTCGGTGCTGGACATGATTCCCGACGGCTTCGAGGGCAGAATACTCGACGTCCCCGTAGGAACAGCCATTTTCACCTATGACAAATACAGGCGGATGCCCCAAGCCGAGATTGTCGGGCTGGACTATTCGCAGGAAATGCTCGACATAGCAGCGATGCGCTTCAGTGCAGAGCAAATAACCAACGTATCGCTCCGGCAAGGCGATGTCGGCAGCCTGCCTTTCCCCGATGCGGCTTTCGACCTCGTGCTCTCTATGAATGGCTTTCACGTCTTCCCCGACAAGGACCGTGCCTTTGCAGAGACTTTCCGCGTGCTAAGAGGAGGTGGTCTCTTCTGCGGGTGCTTCTATGTCAAGGGGGAACGCAAGCCCGCCGATTGGTTTGTCCGCAAGTTTTTGGACAAAAAAGGCTTGTTCCGTCCGCCCCATTATACGAGGGAGGAAGCTATCGAAAAGCTCCGTTCCTTATATGCTGACAATGTGGAGATTCGGGATGCTCGCTCCCTGTTGGTGTTCAAATGCGTCAAACCTCGATAA
- a CDS encoding ATP-binding protein translates to MYKRAEYHVITDRLKDRRRFIQVVMGARQIGKSTVVKQVLKDLDAPYQFFSADNVPTVNGAWISDCWAAVRSLKEAKEWESIILVIDEIQKIANWSEVVKKEWDDDTFHDRNIKVLLLGSSRVLLEKGLSESLAGRFEEIRMSHWSYQEMKDCFGFSLNQYLFYGGYPGAASLTDDDDRFSQYIQAAIIEATINKDILMGTPIGKPALLRRTFELGAAYSGELLSLNKMLGSLQDAGNTVTLAGYINLLDESGLLCGLQKFGYDMARRKASIPKLQVYNNALKMVYSPFTFEQAMLDRKSWGRIFESGIGAYLVSQAFVHRFEVFYWRERDDEVDFVLRKKGSVVAIEVKSNAEKRTDGLDKFSHSFKPQSAFILGDGGVRAEDFLSMDIQKLF, encoded by the coding sequence ATGTATAAAAGAGCAGAGTATCATGTGATTACAGATCGTCTTAAAGATCGGAGGAGATTCATTCAAGTCGTAATGGGGGCTCGTCAAATCGGAAAATCAACGGTTGTCAAGCAGGTGCTGAAGGACTTGGATGCACCCTATCAGTTCTTCTCAGCCGATAATGTTCCGACTGTGAACGGTGCTTGGATTTCCGATTGTTGGGCTGCTGTCCGTAGCCTGAAGGAGGCCAAGGAGTGGGAGAGCATTATTCTTGTGATCGACGAGATACAAAAGATTGCTAATTGGAGTGAAGTCGTGAAAAAAGAGTGGGACGATGATACGTTCCATGACCGTAATATCAAGGTGTTGCTGTTGGGCAGTAGTCGTGTGTTGTTGGAAAAGGGGTTGTCAGAGTCGCTGGCCGGTCGATTCGAAGAAATACGCATGAGCCATTGGAGCTATCAGGAGATGAAAGACTGCTTCGGTTTCTCGCTCAACCAATATCTGTTTTATGGGGGATATCCCGGTGCCGCTTCCCTGACCGATGATGACGACCGTTTCAGCCAATATATTCAAGCTGCCATTATCGAAGCAACTATCAATAAGGACATTCTGATGGGTACACCGATAGGTAAACCGGCTTTGCTTCGCCGGACTTTCGAATTGGGGGCTGCCTATTCGGGAGAATTACTTTCTTTGAACAAGATGTTAGGCTCACTCCAAGATGCCGGTAATACGGTGACCTTGGCCGGATATATCAATCTGTTGGATGAAAGCGGATTGCTTTGTGGACTTCAGAAGTTTGGTTATGATATGGCAAGGAGGAAGGCAAGTATTCCCAAACTGCAGGTCTATAACAATGCATTGAAGATGGTGTATAGCCCTTTTACCTTTGAACAAGCGATGCTTGATCGCAAGTCCTGGGGGCGAATCTTCGAATCAGGCATTGGAGCCTACCTCGTCAGTCAGGCTTTTGTTCATCGTTTCGAGGTATTTTATTGGCGCGAACGAGACGATGAAGTCGATTTCGTCCTGCGCAAGAAAGGTTCTGTTGTTGCCATTGAGGTGAAAAGCAATGCAGAGAAAAGGACAGACGGGCTGGACAAATTTTCCCATTCCTTCAAGCCCCAATCGGCTTTTATTCTCGGAGATGGAGGTGTCAGAGCCGAAGACTTCCTTTCGATGGATATACAAAAGTTATTCTGA
- a CDS encoding isoprenylcysteine carboxyl methyltransferase family protein has translation MQTIITTFILFFCLRLLSLSYSIFNEKRLLRKGAVQYGKLNSLFLTLAHIAYYFTSLYEAYATGVEFNTLSVWGVAILVFAYAMLFFVIYKLRDVWTLKLYIVPDHRIETSFLFKTVRHPNYFLNVIPELIGITLLCNAWITFCVGMPVYLAILFVRIRQEERAMKHLWATVR, from the coding sequence ATGCAAACCATCATCACCACATTCATCCTTTTCTTTTGCTTGCGACTGCTCTCCCTCTCCTATTCCATCTTCAACGAGAAGCGACTGCTACGCAAGGGCGCAGTACAGTATGGCAAGCTCAATTCGCTTTTCCTCACCCTGGCTCACATAGCCTACTACTTCACTTCCCTGTACGAAGCGTATGCCACGGGAGTCGAGTTCAATACCCTATCCGTCTGGGGCGTAGCGATCTTGGTTTTTGCCTATGCCATGCTCTTCTTCGTCATCTATAAGCTGAGGGATGTGTGGACGCTGAAGCTCTATATCGTACCCGATCATCGTATCGAAACGAGCTTCCTGTTCAAGACGGTACGCCATCCCAACTATTTCCTCAACGTCATTCCGGAGCTTATCGGTATCACTCTGCTTTGCAATGCTTGGATTACCTTCTGTGTCGGAATGCCCGTCTATCTCGCTATCCTCTTCGTTCGTATCCGTCAGGAAGAGCGCGCCATGAAGCATCTATGGGCGACGGTACGATAG
- a CDS encoding DUF2023 family protein, producing the protein MDTQTLNSDLRVFMHHIYEFEKGVRSMVLATLANDDIPYAEERLRSRQIPYFAQPTPNTERTNLFFGCKECMEAIRLFVSGRSLNSLTPEEDFIIGAMLGYDICRQCERYCRRKSNS; encoded by the coding sequence ATGGACACGCAAACACTCAATAGCGATCTGCGCGTATTCATGCACCATATATACGAGTTTGAAAAAGGTGTGCGAAGCATGGTACTCGCCACACTGGCTAACGACGACATCCCATATGCGGAAGAACGGCTGCGAAGCCGGCAGATCCCCTATTTCGCCCAGCCTACTCCGAATACGGAGCGTACCAATCTCTTTTTCGGCTGCAAGGAGTGTATGGAGGCTATCCGTCTTTTCGTGAGTGGACGCTCTCTGAACAGCCTGACTCCGGAGGAAGATTTCATCATCGGGGCTATGCTCGGATACGATATTTGCAGACAGTGCGAACGCTATTGTCGCCGCAAATCGAACTCTTAG
- a CDS encoding dCMP deaminase family protein, translated as MTTNEVKDKQLELDKRYLRMARIWAENSYCERRKVGALIVKEQMIISDGYNGTPAGFENICEDENNVTKPYVLHAEANAITKVAGSTNNSSGATIYITAAPCIECAKLIIQSKIKRVVYSEKYRLDEGCRLLERAGIVVDFIDISDIQE; from the coding sequence ATGACGACAAATGAAGTCAAGGACAAGCAGTTGGAATTGGACAAACGCTATCTGCGCATGGCGCGCATTTGGGCGGAGAATTCCTACTGCGAACGGCGCAAAGTGGGTGCTCTTATCGTCAAAGAGCAGATGATCATTTCCGATGGGTACAATGGTACACCGGCCGGTTTTGAGAATATCTGCGAAGACGAGAACAACGTCACCAAGCCCTATGTCTTGCATGCCGAAGCCAATGCTATCACCAAAGTGGCCGGCAGCACGAACAACAGCTCCGGTGCTACTATCTATATCACGGCAGCTCCCTGTATCGAGTGTGCCAAGCTCATCATCCAGAGCAAAATAAAACGGGTGGTTTATTCCGAGAAATATCGTCTGGACGAAGGTTGTCGCTTGCTGGAGCGAGCGGGCATTGTCGTCGACTTTATAGACATTTCCGATATTCAGGAATAA
- a CDS encoding flavodoxin, whose protein sequence is MKSIGIFYGSSTGTTSDLAQKIASALGVDSANVMDVANADAAAAAKYDVLLLGSSTWGLGDLQDDWESFLPKLKGENLSGKKVGLFGCGDASSYSDTFCAALGTIKAELANTGCTFIGAYPAEGYSYDETTAEENGQLIGLCVDDANESDQTEARMERWIAAMGL, encoded by the coding sequence ATGAAATCAATCGGAATCTTCTACGGTTCTTCTACCGGAACGACGAGCGATCTGGCTCAAAAAATTGCTTCTGCATTAGGCGTTGACTCCGCTAATGTAATGGACGTGGCAAATGCCGACGCTGCCGCTGCAGCGAAATACGATGTACTGCTTCTCGGCTCTTCCACATGGGGATTGGGCGACTTGCAGGACGACTGGGAATCATTCCTGCCGAAACTGAAAGGCGAAAACCTGAGCGGCAAGAAGGTAGGTCTCTTCGGCTGTGGCGATGCTTCTTCTTATAGCGATACTTTCTGTGCAGCTCTCGGTACGATCAAAGCCGAATTAGCTAATACGGGCTGTACTTTCATCGGTGCTTATCCTGCTGAAGGCTATAGCTACGACGAGACGACTGCCGAAGAAAATGGCCAACTCATCGGCTTGTGCGTGGATGACGCTAACGAATCCGACCAGACCGAAGCTCGTATGGAGCGTTGGATCGCTGCCATGGGCTTGTAA
- a CDS encoding leucine-rich repeat protein, translated as MKAKKPQAILDLEKTYNIDIPDLSSQEGISWSVNRYFKQDSSGAVVELRLRSCHIDGKAWLVDFPAVKTLDLRGSQVRKLEGLERLTSLTELYLSGNRIRKLEGLERLTSLTELYLSGNQISKLEGLDHLTSLTTLFLSHNQISKLEGLDGLTSLTVLDLSHNQISKLEGLDHLTSLTELDLRDNQIRKLEGLDHLTSLTELDLRDNQIRKLEGLNALSSLTELYLSGNQIAKLEGLDHLTSLINLFLSGNRISKIDGLASLTSLRMLYLSKNQIDNLEELKDLTQLQKLDVSGNKIQSVDDIKLLAPILGQRLKDLKIHNNPFVASSGLILSPYENHLPEIKALLEKEAQSKVLHDPFCKVMLLGNHCSGKSTFLKKYDTGYQCEGSTHVLSVHRATEPNAIFYDFGGQDYYHGIYQAFFTTQSLYLLFWDAKKDRNFVSVDNREYQTLNFNRPYWLGQIAYACNRWMSAGGEQDNEDKPQAIDDTIIIQTHADETGAKQQTLGCVAGDSVLEEIYVSLEPKANSAVHALNYLNERVREVVASRSKSIQITEKDRELYEALPTIAGDNKHIPISLEALAAQLNKGRDEKDLYTIEYLQTELNQLSLRGEVLYYRENEKLNNYVWLDPATFVQMIHREILKKKSVEKGKIRKDTFRKKLDKLCSDGQTGVGENNMTLQLLLEELIVYEDKNCYVIPGYLPLHSDDEADELRTLRFDRPNFVLKFERFIPFGLINQIIAYYGREEGALKRYWRDQVIFTAGREMDRRQIEQEEKKEGLPKANAEDYLIWIKLDFANLTISVLIKEQKKTFAKDMQQKEVAILSDILDMYWNNIPPREQIGDKGAEETRSSIRETNRKKRPIQDLYLSYAEADKDLTESHYIHLGTLDDESKTTARIAAYPLKDGAIDKERVREVSTRPYKHLSINKKLSGVKRVFISYSKHDREELEQCLIFFKPLEISGLIEIYYDESTKFETPIHPEIRKRIVEADCIIALISQRYLTTDYIRYYELPEFQEYNKTIVPILIKPCTFEDDEFLREKYFAQKAQIINLGKEGKTIKAYDSITASAHRDENWVAVVREFKEKILRITKQEVNTDE; from the coding sequence ATGAAAGCCAAGAAACCCCAAGCCATTTTAGACTTAGAGAAGACCTATAACATTGATATTCCTGATCTTTCCTCACAAGAAGGGATAAGCTGGTCGGTAAATAGGTATTTCAAGCAAGATTCCTCCGGTGCAGTCGTTGAGCTTCGTCTTAGAAGTTGTCACATAGATGGCAAGGCTTGGCTTGTCGATTTTCCTGCTGTAAAAACACTTGACTTAAGAGGTAGTCAAGTCCGTAAGCTTGAGGGTCTTGAACGTCTTACGTCTTTAACAGAGCTTTATCTATCAGGTAATCGAATCCGTAAGCTTGAGGGTCTTGAACGTCTCACGTCTTTAACGGAGCTTTATCTGTCGGGTAACCAAATCAGCAAGCTTGAGGGTCTGGATCATCTAACTTCCTTAACAACGCTTTTTCTATCGCATAACCAAATCAGTAAACTTGAGGGTCTGGATGGTCTCACGTCCTTAACAGTGCTTGATCTATCGCATAACCAAATCAGCAAGCTTGAGGGTCTGGATCATCTCACGTCCTTAACGGAGCTTGATCTAAGGGATAACCAAATCCGTAAGCTTGAGGGTCTGGATCATCTCACGTCCTTAACAGAGCTTGATCTAAGGGATAACCAAATCCGTAAGCTTGAGGGTCTGAATGCTCTCTCCTCCTTAACAGAGCTTTATCTATCGGGTAACCAAATCGCTAAGCTTGAGGGTCTGGATCATCTCACGTCCTTAATAAATCTTTTTCTGTCGGGTAACCGAATCAGTAAGATTGATGGTCTTGCTTCTCTCACGTCCTTAAGAATGCTTTATCTATCGAAGAACCAAATCGATAATCTTGAGGAATTAAAAGACCTGACGCAATTGCAAAAACTTGATGTTTCGGGCAATAAGATTCAATCTGTTGATGATATTAAGCTATTGGCTCCGATTCTGGGACAAAGATTGAAAGATCTGAAAATCCATAATAATCCATTTGTTGCATCATCAGGCTTGATACTTTCTCCTTATGAGAATCATTTGCCGGAGATTAAAGCTCTGCTTGAGAAAGAAGCGCAGAGCAAAGTATTGCATGATCCTTTTTGCAAGGTAATGCTGTTGGGAAATCATTGCTCCGGGAAGAGTACATTCCTTAAAAAGTACGATACCGGCTATCAATGTGAGGGAAGTACGCATGTATTGTCGGTACATCGAGCTACAGAGCCTAATGCCATCTTTTACGACTTTGGGGGGCAAGACTATTATCATGGGATTTACCAAGCCTTTTTTACCACCCAATCGTTATACCTTCTCTTTTGGGATGCTAAGAAGGATCGAAATTTTGTGAGCGTAGATAATAGGGAATATCAGACTCTTAACTTCAATCGCCCCTATTGGTTAGGCCAAATAGCCTATGCCTGCAATCGTTGGATGTCCGCCGGAGGAGAACAAGACAACGAGGACAAACCACAGGCTATAGACGATACAATTATCATTCAGACTCATGCCGATGAAACGGGTGCTAAGCAGCAAACCTTAGGCTGTGTAGCCGGTGATAGCGTATTGGAAGAAATCTATGTATCCTTAGAGCCCAAGGCGAATAGTGCCGTACATGCGCTCAACTATCTGAATGAGCGGGTGCGAGAAGTTGTTGCAAGCAGGAGTAAATCAATTCAGATCACTGAAAAAGATAGAGAATTGTACGAAGCTCTTCCCACAATCGCCGGTGATAATAAACACATCCCGATCTCTCTCGAAGCTCTTGCGGCTCAATTGAATAAGGGAAGAGATGAAAAAGATCTTTACACCATAGAGTATCTACAGACCGAATTGAACCAACTCAGTCTGCGAGGGGAGGTGCTTTACTATCGCGAGAATGAGAAGCTGAACAATTATGTCTGGTTAGATCCGGCAACTTTTGTCCAAATGATCCATCGGGAAATCCTTAAGAAGAAGAGCGTCGAGAAAGGAAAGATTCGAAAAGACACTTTCAGAAAAAAACTGGACAAGCTTTGCTCTGACGGTCAAACGGGCGTTGGAGAGAACAATATGACTTTGCAGCTATTATTGGAAGAGCTGATCGTATATGAAGATAAGAACTGCTATGTGATACCCGGCTACCTCCCTTTGCATTCCGATGACGAAGCCGATGAATTGCGTACTTTGAGATTCGATAGGCCCAATTTTGTCCTCAAATTCGAACGCTTTATCCCCTTTGGCCTGATCAATCAGATTATAGCCTACTATGGACGGGAAGAAGGTGCTCTAAAGCGATATTGGCGAGATCAGGTCATCTTCACAGCAGGCCGTGAGATGGATAGGCGACAGATTGAACAAGAAGAAAAGAAAGAGGGTTTGCCCAAGGCGAATGCCGAAGATTATCTGATCTGGATTAAGCTCGACTTTGCCAACCTAACCATATCCGTATTAATCAAAGAGCAGAAAAAGACGTTCGCTAAGGATATGCAGCAGAAAGAAGTTGCTATCCTCAGTGATATATTGGATATGTATTGGAACAATATCCCTCCGAGGGAGCAAATAGGAGATAAGGGTGCGGAAGAAACACGAAGTTCCATTCGTGAAACAAACAGAAAGAAGAGACCCATCCAAGATCTCTACCTCTCCTATGCCGAAGCGGATAAAGATTTGACGGAGTCTCATTATATCCATTTGGGCACGCTGGACGATGAAAGCAAGACTACAGCGAGGATTGCAGCCTATCCGTTGAAGGACGGAGCTATCGATAAAGAGCGGGTGCGAGAAGTATCGACCCGTCCCTACAAACATCTTTCCATCAATAAAAAACTATCGGGAGTAAAGCGCGTCTTCATATCGTATTCCAAGCATGACCGTGAGGAGCTTGAGCAATGTCTTATATTCTTCAAACCCTTGGAGATAAGTGGTCTGATCGAGATCTACTATGATGAGTCGACTAAGTTTGAAACACCCATTCACCCTGAAATAAGAAAGCGTATTGTCGAAGCCGACTGTATAATCGCTTTGATAAGCCAACGCTATCTGACCACGGACTATATTCGATACTATGAATTGCCTGAATTTCAGGAGTATAACAAGACCATAGTGCCGATATTGATCAAGCCTTGTACATTCGAAGACGATGAGTTCCTTCGGGAGAAATATTTTGCTCAGAAAGCTCAAATAATCAATCTTGGAAAAGAGGGAAAAACCATTAAAGCTTATGATAGTATTACGGCATCAGCCCATCGTGATGAAAATTGGGTAGCTGTAGTCAGAGAGTTCAAAGAAAAGATATTAAGAATAACAAAACAGGAGGTAAATACAGATGAATAA